From Thalassoglobus sp. JC818, the proteins below share one genomic window:
- a CDS encoding inositol monophosphatase family protein, translating to MKDLSQFLATAEEAARNGGRVLEEWAGKFTAREKSPANLVTEADLASEQAIYETIRSRYPDHGFLGEEGLSEDQGDSPYRWIIDPLDGTSNYVHRFPYYAVSIGLERAGELVLGVIYDPTRDEMYSAVTGGGANLNQKPISVSEIVELPQAMCMASLPIKADRNDVAIRRFLDMIQKAQTVQRTGSAALNLCAVACGRIEAFWSTSLKPWDMAAGVVIVREAGGIVTTCSDEDFSVYEPNLLATNGAPLHQNITEALCVASEPI from the coding sequence ATGAAGGATTTGTCACAGTTTCTCGCAACTGCGGAAGAAGCAGCTCGAAATGGCGGCCGCGTCCTCGAAGAGTGGGCGGGAAAATTCACCGCTCGAGAGAAGAGCCCCGCCAATCTGGTCACGGAAGCTGACCTCGCCTCCGAACAGGCAATCTACGAAACAATTCGCTCTCGCTATCCGGATCACGGATTCCTCGGAGAAGAAGGACTTTCCGAGGATCAGGGTGATTCGCCCTACCGATGGATCATCGATCCGCTCGACGGAACGTCCAACTACGTCCATCGCTTCCCGTACTACGCGGTTTCGATCGGCCTGGAGCGTGCTGGGGAGCTCGTTCTCGGCGTTATTTACGATCCCACACGCGACGAAATGTACTCTGCTGTGACTGGTGGAGGAGCGAATCTGAATCAAAAACCAATTTCAGTCTCGGAGATTGTTGAGCTCCCTCAAGCCATGTGTATGGCGAGTCTTCCGATCAAGGCTGACCGCAACGATGTTGCCATCCGTCGATTCCTCGACATGATCCAGAAGGCCCAAACCGTTCAGCGGACCGGTTCCGCAGCCCTCAATTTGTGTGCTGTGGCGTGCGGCCGGATCGAAGCCTTTTGGTCGACCAGCCTCAAGCCATGGGATATGGCTGCCGGTGTCGTCATTGTGAGGGAAGCTGGTGGAATTGTTACAACCTGTTCGGATGAGGACTTTTCCGTCTACGAGCCCAACTTGCTCGCGACGAATGGTGCTCCACTGCACCAGAATATTACAGAGGCACTCTGCGTCGCGTCCGAGCCGATCTGA